In a single window of the Alphaproteobacteria bacterium LSUCC0684 genome:
- the gmk gene encoding guanylate kinase, protein MLVLSSPSGAGKSSISRRLLEEDDNLYLSISATSRKRRPGEVEGVDYSFVSTEDFQLMINQNRFLEYAKVFDHYYGTPRAQVEDKMSQGKDVLFDIDWQGTQQLKARARDDLVSVFILPPSIGELENRLNKRGQDAPEVVARRMSKAADEMSHYPEYDYIIVNIDLETSVRQVKSILMAERLRRDRQTGLTGFVKSLREGH, encoded by the coding sequence ATGCTTGTTCTATCGTCTCCTTCCGGTGCCGGAAAGTCATCAATATCTCGCCGATTGCTTGAAGAAGATGACAATCTATATCTGTCTATATCCGCAACATCTAGAAAGCGCCGTCCGGGGGAAGTGGAAGGAGTTGATTACAGCTTTGTTTCCACGGAAGATTTTCAACTGATGATCAATCAGAACAGGTTTCTTGAATACGCCAAGGTATTTGATCATTACTACGGTACACCAAGAGCACAGGTTGAAGACAAGATGAGTCAGGGTAAGGATGTGCTATTTGATATAGACTGGCAGGGAACCCAGCAACTCAAAGCCCGGGCACGTGATGATCTGGTTTCGGTATTTATTCTCCCTCCATCGATTGGTGAACTTGAAAACCGCCTCAACAAGCGCGGTCAGGATGCGCCGGAAGTCGTCGCAAGGCGAATGAGCAAAGCCGCAGATGAAATGTCACATTATCCAGAATATGATTACATCATTGTCAATATTGATCTGGAAACATCGGTCCGGCAGGTGAAATCCATTCTCATGGCCGAACGGTTGCGTCGGGATCGCCAGACAGGGCTTACTGGATTTGTCAAAAGCCTGCGTGAGGGGCACTAG
- the rsmA gene encoding 16S rRNA (adenine(1518)-N(6)/adenine(1519)-N(6))-dimethyltransferase RsmA yields MPDPVIEKINHLPPLREVIRKAGLDAKKSLGQNFLLDLNLTGRIARAAPTLDGTVIEVGPGPGGLTRALLLAGAEHVIAIEKDRRAIAALKPLVDAAEGRLEIIEEDALKLDVASLGPRNKSRQIVANLPYNIATGLLLNWLGQGESLTSMTLMFQREVGQRLAAGPGEDAYGRLSVMAQWRCHVKRLFDIPPEAFVPPPKVTSSVVQLIPRPVPLAPAEVNILEEVTRVLFGQRRKMLRASSKPIGGIDLLEQVGIAGDVRAETLQVEDFCRIAEALRKVRA; encoded by the coding sequence ATGCCTGACCCAGTTATTGAAAAAATAAACCATCTGCCTCCATTGCGGGAGGTTATCCGGAAGGCAGGGCTCGATGCCAAAAAAAGCCTTGGACAGAATTTTCTTCTTGATCTCAATCTGACAGGGCGGATAGCGAGGGCCGCGCCAACGCTTGATGGCACGGTGATAGAGGTTGGCCCAGGGCCGGGCGGCCTTACCAGAGCACTCCTGCTGGCAGGTGCGGAACATGTAATTGCGATTGAAAAGGACCGCCGGGCGATTGCGGCATTAAAGCCGTTGGTGGATGCGGCTGAAGGCCGTCTTGAAATCATCGAGGAAGATGCGCTCAAGCTTGATGTTGCCAGTCTTGGACCCCGAAACAAATCACGCCAGATTGTCGCTAACTTGCCCTATAATATAGCAACGGGACTGCTTTTAAACTGGCTAGGCCAGGGTGAAAGCCTGACCTCCATGACATTGATGTTCCAGCGTGAGGTGGGCCAGCGCCTTGCAGCGGGACCTGGTGAAGATGCCTATGGTCGGCTTTCGGTGATGGCGCAGTGGCGGTGCCATGTTAAGCGTCTTTTTGACATTCCGCCTGAAGCTTTCGTGCCACCGCCAAAAGTGACATCGAGCGTCGTACAACTGATCCCGCGCCCGGTTCCTCTTGCCCCGGCAGAAGTCAATATTCTCGAAGAAGTCACCCGCGTGCTTTTTGGTCAGCGCCGCAAAATGCTTCGTGCCTCATCCAAACCGATTGGCGGTATTGATCTCCTGGAGCAGGTTGGCATTGCTGGAGATGTCCGTGCTGAAACTCTTCAGGTAGAGGATTTTTGCCGCATTGCAGAAGCGTTGCGTAAAGTTCGGGCCTAG
- the crtI gene encoding phytoene desaturase family protein, translating into MKKPDSYRTNGQKVLVIGAGFGGIASALRMRARGYDVTLVDRMNAIGGRAQVFERGGFRHDAGPTVVTAPFLFDELFELFGEKREDHVEFRPLDPWYRFVFNTGETFDYRASVEDTMTEIERFSPEDKKGYERLLKASKDIFEIGFERLAARPFTRFFTMVQQIPALLKLRSYMTVAQMVNSHIRHPLLRQAFSIHPLLVGGNPFSTTSIYTLIHYLERRWGVWFAMGGTGKLVAELMNLMERQGIDVRLGVDIEHITLQNGLANGAVATNGDVFEADRVICNGDPPTVYAQMMPEGHNRPKKTLPERMTHYSMGLYVLFFGTRKSYPDIAHHTIWMGPRYRELLKDIFDRKILADDFSLYLHRPTATDKSFAPEGCDSFYVLCPVPNLLGKVDWNIEGERLKTRITDALERTIMPGLSEAMCEEFWMTPEDFKKDYRAMHGTGFSIAPIFSQSAWFRYHNRDPDIPNLYFAAAGAHPGAGMPGVLCSAKVVEALVAEDEATHRVA; encoded by the coding sequence ATGAAAAAGCCCGATAGCTACCGGACCAACGGCCAGAAAGTTCTGGTGATCGGCGCGGGGTTTGGCGGTATTGCATCAGCCCTGAGGATGCGGGCCCGGGGGTATGATGTCACGCTGGTGGACAGGATGAACGCCATTGGCGGACGCGCCCAGGTATTTGAACGTGGCGGTTTCCGGCATGATGCTGGTCCGACCGTCGTGACAGCTCCATTTCTTTTTGATGAACTCTTCGAACTTTTTGGTGAGAAGCGGGAAGATCACGTCGAGTTTCGACCTCTTGATCCCTGGTACAGGTTTGTTTTCAATACTGGTGAGACTTTCGATTATCGGGCAAGCGTTGAAGACACGATGACCGAAATCGAACGGTTTTCGCCTGAAGACAAGAAAGGATATGAGCGCCTGCTGAAAGCATCAAAGGATATCTTTGAAATCGGCTTTGAACGGCTCGCCGCGCGTCCGTTTACCCGTTTCTTCACGATGGTTCAGCAGATACCGGCTCTGCTCAAGCTCAGAAGCTACATGACCGTTGCCCAGATGGTGAACAGTCATATCCGCCACCCGCTACTTCGCCAGGCTTTTTCGATCCATCCACTTCTTGTGGGGGGCAATCCATTTTCGACAACCTCGATCTATACCCTGATCCATTATCTTGAACGACGCTGGGGCGTCTGGTTCGCCATGGGAGGAACTGGCAAACTGGTGGCCGAATTGATGAATTTGATGGAACGGCAGGGGATTGATGTCAGGCTTGGTGTTGATATTGAACACATCACCCTTCAGAACGGCCTCGCCAATGGCGCAGTTGCGACCAACGGAGATGTGTTTGAAGCAGACCGGGTTATCTGCAATGGCGATCCGCCGACTGTCTATGCCCAGATGATGCCTGAGGGCCACAACCGTCCCAAAAAGACTCTTCCTGAACGCATGACCCATTATTCCATGGGGCTTTACGTGCTTTTCTTTGGCACCCGCAAATCCTACCCGGATATAGCTCATCACACTATCTGGATGGGGCCGAGATATAGAGAGCTGCTCAAGGATATTTTTGATCGGAAAATTCTTGCCGATGATTTTTCGCTCTACCTCCATCGCCCAACAGCGACCGATAAAAGTTTCGCCCCGGAGGGTTGTGACAGTTTCTATGTGCTCTGCCCGGTGCCCAATCTTCTTGGCAAGGTTGACTGGAATATTGAAGGTGAACGTCTCAAGACCCGGATAACCGACGCCCTTGAACGCACCATCATGCCGGGCCTTTCCGAAGCGATGTGTGAAGAATTCTGGATGACACCCGAGGATTTCAAAAAGGATTATCGGGCCATGCACGGCACCGGGTTTTCGATTGCACCCATCTTTTCGCAATCGGCCTGGTTTCGCTACCATAATCGTGACCCGGATATTCCTAATCTGTATTTTGCCGCCGCCGGGGCCCACCCTGGCGCGGGGATGCCTGGAGTTCTCTGTTCTGCCAAGGTTGTTGAGGCACTGGTGGCAGAAGATGAGGCAACGCATCGGGTGGCGTGA
- the mltG gene encoding endolytic transglycosylase MltG, giving the protein MDDNTDKTTKETRPRQYFGVLSALLLIVAAGAGALIIWFFSELHRPGVMKDSEIILVPEGAGRVVISALLERAGIPHNRWVMRIEERRRDKQYRPKAGEFILPPGASLSEAMDIIHEGKAIQHSFVIPEGWTSVEVTSALQDDARFSGNITPEIREGELLPETYFFTRGTDRNVFVERIRKAREIAFAEAWAERAEDLPYTSLDEAIILASIIEKETGLVEERGKVASVFVNRLRAGMRLQSDPTVLYGLFRSGRIVERLTRDHLKDPSPWNTYMQNGLPPTPICNPGLDSLNAALNPEETPFFYFVADGKGGHAFARTLAEHNRNVRAWRALRQSEGN; this is encoded by the coding sequence ATGGATGATAATACGGACAAGACAACCAAAGAAACCCGCCCTAGACAATATTTTGGGGTGCTTTCGGCGTTGCTTCTCATTGTTGCCGCAGGGGCAGGTGCCCTCATCATATGGTTTTTCTCTGAATTACATCGCCCTGGAGTGATGAAAGATAGCGAAATCATCCTCGTTCCTGAAGGGGCGGGAAGGGTCGTGATCAGTGCCCTGCTGGAACGGGCAGGTATTCCGCACAACCGATGGGTGATGCGGATCGAAGAGCGTCGTCGTGACAAGCAGTATCGTCCGAAGGCAGGCGAGTTTATATTGCCGCCGGGTGCCAGTCTTTCTGAGGCCATGGATATCATTCACGAAGGCAAGGCGATCCAGCACAGTTTTGTTATCCCGGAGGGCTGGACCAGCGTTGAGGTTACATCTGCATTGCAGGATGACGCAAGATTTTCAGGAAATATCACCCCGGAAATCAGGGAAGGTGAACTTCTGCCTGAAACTTATTTCTTCACCCGTGGAACGGATCGAAATGTATTTGTTGAACGTATCCGGAAGGCAAGGGAAATAGCCTTTGCCGAAGCCTGGGCTGAGCGCGCTGAAGATCTGCCCTATACCAGTCTTGATGAGGCGATTATCCTGGCTTCAATCATAGAAAAGGAAACTGGCCTTGTCGAAGAGCGCGGTAAGGTTGCGTCAGTTTTTGTCAATCGACTTCGGGCCGGGATGAGATTGCAATCTGACCCGACCGTGCTTTACGGGCTTTTTCGCTCAGGGAGGATAGTGGAACGGCTTACCCGCGATCATCTCAAGGATCCTAGTCCCTGGAATACCTATATGCAAAATGGTCTGCCTCCAACACCGATTTGCAATCCGGGACTTGATAGTCTAAACGCGGCGCTGAACCCTGAAGAAACACCTTTTTTCTATTTTGTTGCTGATGGCAAAGGTGGTCATGCTTTTGCCCGCACGCTGGCCGAACATAACCGCAATGTCCGGGCTTGGCGTGCCTTGAGGCAATCTGAAGGAAATTAG
- a CDS encoding polyprenyl synthetase family protein translates to MDDLAFNALEVTRLNPAATQNADPLSNIRTLILNSLPDADEPLGQAAHHHFEDPGKMLRAGLALSTGKAFGIQPEACMNWAAAIEVLHNASLIHDDISDGDTARRGRPSIWAAFGRDTALALGDWLIALSFEFAAKAAIAGSNPKLVATLSHHMKDTTTGQAMEFETTGYPDWRCYRQIIRGKTAPLFIAPVEGMALLAGRDDIVEPITQYFNAVGTAYQVANDILNILGTDGAINPASDLARRAPNGVIVTFRNLLVGKEAREFDSWLLSGDQGQVAMWYHQLLQSSAIKVTTELMNGILRDAENKATFVPHELSHIVQPIQKLLTSICSLSLEHAAE, encoded by the coding sequence ATGGATGATCTTGCTTTTAATGCCCTCGAGGTGACCAGGCTTAACCCTGCGGCAACCCAAAACGCAGACCCCCTTTCAAATATCCGCACCCTTATTCTGAATTCACTGCCTGATGCAGATGAACCGCTTGGCCAGGCCGCGCACCACCATTTTGAAGATCCAGGAAAAATGCTGCGCGCCGGACTTGCTCTCTCCACCGGCAAAGCGTTTGGCATTCAGCCCGAAGCCTGCATGAACTGGGCTGCAGCAATTGAAGTTTTGCACAATGCTTCACTGATCCATGATGATATTTCCGATGGTGACACCGCACGCCGTGGCAGGCCTTCGATCTGGGCTGCCTTTGGTCGTGATACTGCCCTCGCTCTCGGTGACTGGTTGATTGCACTATCCTTTGAATTTGCTGCAAAAGCCGCGATTGCAGGAAGCAACCCTAAACTTGTTGCAACACTCTCCCATCATATGAAAGACACCACTACCGGTCAGGCCATGGAATTTGAAACAACAGGCTACCCTGACTGGAGATGTTATCGACAGATTATCAGGGGCAAGACAGCCCCGCTTTTCATCGCTCCGGTGGAAGGAATGGCTCTCCTTGCTGGTCGGGACGATATTGTTGAACCGATCACCCAGTATTTTAACGCCGTTGGCACCGCTTACCAGGTGGCGAATGATATTCTTAACATCCTCGGGACCGATGGCGCTATCAATCCCGCGTCAGATCTTGCCCGCCGGGCACCAAACGGGGTCATCGTGACCTTTCGAAACCTTCTGGTTGGAAAAGAAGCCCGGGAATTTGACTCCTGGCTGTTATCAGGAGATCAAGGCCAGGTAGCAATGTGGTATCACCAGCTGCTTCAATCTTCGGCAATTAAGGTAACCACCGAGTTGATGAATGGTATCCTGCGGGATGCGGAAAACAAGGCAACCTTTGTCCCCCATGAGTTGAGCCATATTGTCCAGCCTATTCAAAAACTGCTAACATCGATTTGTTCGCTTTCGCTGGAACACGCCGCTGAATAA
- a CDS encoding bacteriorhodopsin-like, producing MKMLNKVTKLAIPAAAFSFMPMVANAAQNLQQDDFVGISFWLISMALIASTAFFFLETQRVSAKWKTSLVVSGMVTMVAAVHYFYMRDVWVATGDTPTVYRYIDWLITVPLLMVEFYLILRAITNVSSGVFWRLIIGTMVMLVGGYLGEAGYINITLGFIIGMAGWIYVLYEIFAGEAGKLNAGSAPASVQSAFNTMRWIVTIGWAIYPLGYFFGYMTASASMESLNVIYNLADVLNKIAFGVIIWSVAVSESEKA from the coding sequence ATGAAGATGCTGAATAAAGTCACTAAACTGGCTATCCCTGCAGCAGCATTCTCTTTTATGCCCATGGTAGCCAATGCAGCTCAAAACCTGCAGCAGGATGATTTTGTCGGAATTTCCTTCTGGCTTATCTCCATGGCCCTGATTGCCTCCACGGCTTTCTTCTTCCTGGAAACACAGCGTGTTTCCGCCAAGTGGAAGACGTCTCTTGTCGTGTCGGGTATGGTCACCATGGTTGCTGCTGTTCACTACTTCTACATGCGTGATGTATGGGTGGCGACAGGCGACACACCAACCGTGTATCGTTATATTGACTGGCTGATTACCGTTCCATTGCTGATGGTTGAATTCTACCTGATCCTGCGGGCGATTACCAACGTGTCATCCGGCGTTTTCTGGCGCCTGATCATTGGTACCATGGTGATGCTGGTTGGTGGATATCTCGGCGAAGCCGGATATATCAACATCACCCTCGGCTTCATCATCGGGATGGCAGGCTGGATTTACGTTCTTTATGAAATCTTTGCCGGTGAAGCAGGCAAGCTGAATGCTGGTTCTGCACCAGCTTCCGTTCAGTCTGCTTTCAACACCATGCGTTGGATTGTAACCATCGGCTGGGCGATTTATCCGCTTGGCTATTTCTTCGGATACATGACTGCCAGCGCCAGCATGGAAAGCCTGAACGTGATCTACAACCTCGCCGACGTTCTCAACAAGATCGCCTTTGGTGTGATCATCTGGAGCGTTGCCGTGTCTGAATCAGAAAAGGCCTAA
- a CDS encoding acyl carrier protein: MSDIADRVKKIVVEHLGVEDSKVVEGASFIDDLGADSLDTVELVMAFEEEFGCEIPDDAAEKIQTVKDAVDFISANGS; encoded by the coding sequence ATGAGTGACATTGCAGATCGCGTCAAAAAGATTGTTGTTGAGCACCTCGGTGTTGAAGATTCCAAGGTGGTAGAGGGCGCAAGCTTTATCGACGATCTCGGTGCAGATAGCCTGGATACAGTAGAACTGGTTATGGCTTTTGAAGAAGAATTCGGGTGCGAAATCCCCGATGATGCCGCGGAAAAGATCCAGACGGTCAAAGACGCCGTTGATTTCATCAGCGCCAACGGTTCCTAA
- the fabF gene encoding beta-ketoacyl-ACP synthase II, which produces MRRVVVTGMGIVSPLGAGLDHNWNALLDGQHGFRKIDSFEVEDLPCQIAAMIPRGDGTGGTLNADDWVEPKDQRKIDPFILYGLIASIMAVEHSGWVADDEEKQHRTGVMIGSGIGGLQTIYETGRLMDERGPRRISPFFIPSSLINLISGQVSIKFGFKGPNHSVVTACSTGCHAIGDAARLIKYGDADVMVAGGAEAAICRLGVAGFAAARALSTGFNDNPAAASRPWDKGRDGFVMGEGAGVVVLEEYEHAKARGATIYGEIKGYGLSGDAHHITAPADDGDGGFRAMQAALRDSGLAPQDMDYVNAHGTSTPLGDVIEAGAIKRLFGSAVKNMSMSSTKSATGHLLGAAGAIEAIFSIMASYTDTVPPTRNLDDPADEVADLDLVPHKSKKKTVRNVMSNSFGFGGTNASLIVGKVE; this is translated from the coding sequence ATGAGACGTGTTGTCGTCACCGGAATGGGAATAGTCAGCCCTTTAGGTGCCGGACTTGATCATAACTGGAATGCCCTGCTTGATGGACAGCACGGGTTCCGTAAGATCGATAGTTTTGAGGTGGAGGACCTGCCCTGCCAGATTGCCGCGATGATACCTCGTGGCGACGGCACTGGCGGAACACTTAACGCCGATGACTGGGTTGAACCCAAGGATCAGCGTAAAATCGACCCTTTTATTCTCTATGGTCTCATCGCATCCATCATGGCAGTTGAGCACTCTGGCTGGGTTGCTGATGATGAAGAAAAGCAGCACCGCACCGGCGTGATGATTGGCTCAGGGATTGGCGGCTTGCAGACAATTTATGAAACCGGACGATTGATGGATGAACGCGGGCCGCGCCGGATCAGTCCTTTCTTTATTCCATCCTCGCTGATTAACCTCATCTCCGGCCAGGTTTCGATCAAATTCGGTTTCAAAGGCCCTAATCATTCTGTTGTTACGGCATGTTCAACCGGATGTCATGCGATAGGTGATGCTGCAAGGCTTATCAAATACGGTGATGCGGATGTGATGGTTGCTGGTGGCGCGGAAGCTGCAATCTGCCGCCTCGGCGTGGCCGGTTTTGCCGCCGCAAGGGCGCTCTCTACCGGTTTCAACGATAATCCTGCGGCTGCTTCCCGCCCTTGGGACAAGGGACGTGACGGTTTTGTCATGGGTGAGGGGGCTGGCGTCGTTGTTCTTGAAGAATATGAACATGCCAAGGCAAGGGGCGCTACGATTTATGGTGAGATCAAGGGATATGGTCTTTCCGGCGATGCCCACCATATCACTGCTCCAGCCGATGATGGCGATGGCGGCTTTCGCGCCATGCAGGCGGCCTTAAGGGATTCCGGCCTTGCCCCTCAGGATATGGATTATGTCAATGCTCACGGAACCTCAACCCCGCTTGGTGATGTTATTGAGGCAGGAGCAATAAAACGTCTATTCGGTTCGGCGGTCAAGAACATGTCAATGTCATCTACCAAGAGCGCAACCGGGCATCTTCTGGGCGCCGCCGGTGCAATCGAGGCGATTTTCTCGATTATGGCAAGCTACACAGATACCGTACCTCCGACAAGAAATCTTGATGATCCGGCAGATGAAGTGGCGGATCTCGATCTTGTTCCGCATAAATCAAAAAAGAAAACCGTGCGCAACGTGATGTCCAATTCCTTTGGCTTCGGCGGCACCAATGCCAGCCTGATCGTGGGCAAGGTCGAGTGA
- the fabG gene encoding 3-oxoacyl-[acyl-carrier-protein] reductase produces MFELNGHTALVTGASGGIGAEVAEALHRQGATVVLTGTRQAVLDDVASRLDGRCEVLVANLSDADDVSGLVARAGDATGAPIDILVNNAGITRDNLLMRMKDEDWDAVMNVNLKAAMMLSRSALRGMMKARWGRIIQMSSIVGYTGNPGQANYAAAKAGLTGFTKALAAEVASRGVTANIVAPGFIRTPMTDALSEDQKASLMGGIPAARLGEANEVAAAVAFLASEEAGYLTGATLHINGGMAML; encoded by the coding sequence ATGTTTGAACTGAACGGACATACCGCACTTGTCACTGGCGCAAGTGGCGGGATTGGTGCCGAAGTTGCCGAAGCTCTTCATCGTCAGGGCGCGACAGTTGTGCTCACTGGCACGCGTCAGGCGGTGCTTGATGATGTTGCATCACGCCTTGATGGCCGCTGCGAAGTGCTTGTTGCAAATCTCTCTGATGCCGATGATGTGTCTGGACTTGTCGCAAGGGCAGGTGATGCTACCGGCGCGCCGATCGATATTTTGGTCAATAACGCCGGTATTACCCGGGATAATCTGCTGATGCGGATGAAAGACGAAGACTGGGATGCCGTCATGAACGTAAATCTCAAGGCAGCGATGATGCTTTCGAGGTCAGCGTTGCGCGGTATGATGAAGGCACGGTGGGGGCGGATCATCCAGATGTCTTCCATCGTTGGGTATACGGGCAATCCGGGGCAGGCTAATTACGCTGCCGCCAAAGCCGGACTGACAGGGTTTACAAAAGCCTTGGCCGCCGAAGTTGCCTCCCGCGGGGTGACGGCCAATATCGTTGCTCCAGGCTTTATTCGCACGCCTATGACGGATGCCCTCAGCGAAGATCAGAAAGCTTCGCTCATGGGAGGAATACCAGCCGCCAGACTGGGTGAGGCTAATGAAGTTGCCGCGGCAGTCGCCTTTCTTGCCAGTGAAGAAGCCGGGTATCTCACCGGCGCCACTCTTCATATTAATGGCGGGATGGCAATGCTCTAG
- a CDS encoding phytoene/squalene synthase family protein, whose translation MTEAMILEAEMTLRQEGRTFHWARRFLGQGMGQDAARLYAFCRLLDDLADGDLPNGARRLMSIRDSLLGNTTALDPALLEFRPFIHVKNLPEDVLIALIDGLLMDQETVLLGTREDLARYSYHVAGTVGILMCRILDCDSPEATAFAIDLGIAMQLTNIARDVLEDAHMGRRYLPGDWVGGITPREIVLATQEADAMIIKQVAEGVMRTLSLAETYYESGIMGLSYLPMRAHIAILIAARAYRQIGLQLARQGYNWQDGRQVTSTATKACSSIAALPLMRYRSKAVLPHDDRLHHGLEGLPHARG comes from the coding sequence ATGACCGAAGCCATGATCCTAGAGGCAGAAATGACCCTCCGCCAGGAAGGCCGCACCTTCCATTGGGCAAGGCGGTTTCTTGGTCAGGGTATGGGGCAGGACGCCGCGAGGCTCTATGCTTTCTGCCGCCTGCTTGATGATCTTGCTGACGGCGATCTGCCCAACGGAGCAAGACGGTTGATGTCCATCCGTGACAGCCTGTTGGGAAATACAACCGCCCTTGATCCTGCCCTGCTTGAATTCCGCCCTTTCATACATGTTAAAAATTTGCCTGAAGATGTGCTTATCGCTCTCATTGATGGACTTCTGATGGATCAGGAAACAGTCCTGCTCGGTACAAGAGAAGATCTGGCAAGATACAGCTATCATGTGGCCGGTACTGTCGGGATCCTGATGTGCCGTATCCTCGACTGCGACAGCCCCGAAGCAACGGCGTTTGCCATCGATCTCGGGATTGCCATGCAGCTTACCAATATTGCCCGGGATGTGCTTGAGGATGCCCATATGGGACGTCGTTATCTGCCCGGGGACTGGGTTGGCGGAATAACTCCACGCGAAATCGTCCTCGCCACACAAGAAGCCGACGCCATGATCATCAAACAGGTTGCCGAAGGTGTCATGCGCACCCTGTCACTTGCGGAAACCTATTACGAAAGCGGGATCATGGGGCTCAGCTATCTTCCCATGAGAGCGCATATCGCCATCCTCATTGCTGCCCGGGCTTACCGTCAGATCGGGCTCCAGCTCGCTCGTCAAGGTTATAACTGGCAGGACGGAAGGCAGGTGACATCCACGGCAACAAAGGCATGTTCGAGCATCGCCGCCTTACCGCTCATGCGGT
- the fabD gene encoding ACP S-malonyltransferase, with protein sequence MTKTAFLFPGQGSQAVGMGKALLEAFPVARSVMEEVDAALGGGLGKVMKEGPEDTLRMTRNAQPALMTTALMVTRVIEEQLGKSIDQLGDAVAGHSLGEYAALAAAGTFDIATAAKLLRLRGDSMQNAVPVGEGAMAALLGADREQVETIINHKNWNALDMANDNAPGQVVISGAVADVDEALELAKEMGIRRAIKLPVSAPFHCRLMAPAADAMATALAGVTMHPPSLPLFCNVTAAPETDPSILRENLITQVTGLVRWHETLINMAQSGIERFIEIGTGKVLTGLVKRTLPDATALNVETPEDIKAFAELMG encoded by the coding sequence ATGACAAAAACAGCTTTTCTTTTCCCGGGGCAGGGGTCGCAAGCAGTCGGAATGGGGAAAGCGCTTCTTGAGGCGTTTCCCGTTGCGCGCTCGGTAATGGAAGAAGTCGATGCAGCGCTTGGTGGCGGGTTGGGTAAGGTCATGAAAGAAGGCCCTGAAGACACGCTTCGCATGACTCGCAATGCGCAGCCTGCGTTGATGACAACAGCACTCATGGTTACACGAGTAATTGAAGAGCAATTAGGCAAATCTATTGATCAACTCGGTGATGCCGTAGCCGGCCACTCGCTCGGGGAATACGCAGCTCTTGCGGCGGCTGGTACGTTTGATATAGCAACTGCAGCAAAACTTCTCCGTCTCAGAGGGGATTCCATGCAGAATGCAGTGCCAGTGGGAGAGGGCGCAATGGCCGCTCTCCTTGGCGCTGATCGTGAACAGGTAGAGACCATTATCAATCATAAAAACTGGAATGCGCTAGATATGGCCAATGACAATGCTCCAGGGCAGGTGGTTATCAGTGGCGCAGTTGCTGATGTGGATGAGGCGCTGGAACTCGCTAAAGAAATGGGTATCCGCCGTGCCATCAAACTGCCGGTAAGTGCTCCTTTTCATTGCCGCTTGATGGCGCCTGCCGCTGATGCCATGGCAACGGCGCTGGCCGGGGTGACGATGCATCCGCCCAGCCTGCCGTTGTTTTGCAATGTTACTGCAGCACCGGAGACGGACCCTTCTATTCTCCGTGAGAATCTTATCACCCAGGTTACGGGGCTTGTTCGCTGGCATGAGACATTGATTAACATGGCTCAATCTGGCATCGAGCGATTTATTGAGATTGGCACCGGAAAGGTTCTGACCGGGTTGGTAAAGCGAACTTTGCCTGATGCGACCGCGTTGAATGTGGAAACACCGGAAGATATCAAGGCTTTTGCCGAGCTTATGGGCTAG